From Mobula hypostoma chromosome 8, sMobHyp1.1, whole genome shotgun sequence, the proteins below share one genomic window:
- the LOC134350454 gene encoding amino acid transporter heavy chain SLC3A1-like, which yields MASEMDMKELKGTINQAFAEDEDQKRNESTEKTEKTVYAVVSDEMDPNSGPYAGMPWEVLLQYSSQLCYRLPREIIFWLIVAATLALVACTISIIAVSPKCLDWWQASPIYQIYPRSFKDSDGNGVGDLNGIKEKLDYFVDLKIKSIWLSPVYKSPMKDFGYDVEDFEDIDPLFGTMEDFDNLLKAIHNKRLKLIMDFIPNHTSDKHRWFQLSRNRTGKYTDYYIWVNCKSEMNKITNPNNWVSLFGHSAWQYDEVRGQCYFHQFLKEQPDLNYRNTDVQEEMKNVLRFWLEKGVDGFRVDAVKYLLEAESLRNEPQVNLTQNPNNITSYDELYHDYTATQVGMHDIVRSWRHVLNEFSTEPSRYRFMMTESYDNEELQKTMMYYGTPIQQEADFPFNFYLIDLYKDLSGNGIFKLVDYWMRNMPTGKWPNWVVGNHDNSRIASRTGAAYTAVINMLLLTLPGTPTTYYGEELGMENIVVSEDEIQDPSGKFDPTANPDRQRSPMQWDSTANAGFSTANKTWLPVHPNYITVNVEVEKEEQNSTLTLYRKLSCLRKELPIHRGWMCYIFNDEDVFAYVRELDGLDSVFLIVLNFGKASTVNLGSQVPYLPKEATVRLGTDLNKSGTIVQTASLMTSAGEGLVLEYKTNNPVHSKAEFKDKCYISQKACYLSTIGLLYKNC from the exons ATGGCTTCAGAAATGGATATGAAGGAGTTAAAAGGTACTATTAATCAAGCCTTTGCAGAAGATGAAGACCAGAAAAGAAATGAATCTACTGAGAAAACAGAGAAGACTGTTTATGCAGTAGTTAGTGACGAAATGGATCCCAATTCAGGACCCTATGCTGGAATGCCCTGGGAAGTCCTGCTGCAATATTCAAGTCAACTGTGTTATAGATTGCCCAGGGAGATTATTTTCTGGCTCATTGTTGCAGCCACACTAGCTCTGGTTGCCTGTACTATCAGCATTATTGCAGTCTCTCCTAAGTGTCTGGATTGGTGGCAAGCTAGTCCAATCTACCAGATCTATCCACGATCCTTcaaagactctgatgggaatgGTGTCGGGGACTTGAATG GAATTAAAGAAAAGTTGGATTACTTTGTGGATTTAAAAATCAAATCTATATGGTTAAGTCCAGTGTACAAGTCTCCAATGAAAGATTTTGGGTATGATGTCGAAGACTTTGAAGATATTGATCCATTATTTGGAACTATGGAAGATTTTGACAACCTTTTAAAAGCTATACATAACAAAC GTTTGAaattaataatggacttcatTCCAAATCACACCAGTGACAAACACCGATGGTTTCAGCTTAGCCGGAACCGAACTGGAAAATACACTGATTACTACATCTGGGTGAACTGTAAATCAGAGATGAACAAAATCACTAACCCCAACAACTGG GTTAGCTTATTTGGACATTCTGCATGGCAGTATGATGAGGTTCGAGGACAGTGTTATTTTCACCAATTCTTAAAGGAACAGCCTGATTTGAATTACAGAAACACTGATGtgcaagaagaaatgaaa AACGTATTGAGATTTTGGCTGGAAAAAGGAGTTGATGGCTTCCGGGTGGATGCAGTCAAATATCTTTTGGAAGCTGAAAGTCTAAGAAATGAGCCTCAAGTTAATTTAACGCAGAATCCT AATAATATCACATCATATGATGAGCTATATCATGACTACACAGCCACACAAGTGGGAATGCATGACATTGTCCGGAGCTGGCGACATGTTTTGAATGAGTTCAGCACGGAACCAAGCAGATACAG GTTTATGATGACCGAATCCTATGACAATGAAGAACTTCAGAAGACCATGATGTACTATGGAACACCAATCCAACAGGAAGCTGATTTTCCCTTCAACTTTTACCTTATTGATCTCTATAAAGACTTGTCAGGAAATGGAATATTTAAACTTGTAGACTACTGGATGCGCAACATGCCTACAGGAAAATGGCCAAACTGGGTG GTTGGAAATCATGACAATTCACGTATTGCTTCTCGTACGGGAGCAGCATATACTGCTGTTATTAATATGCTTCTGCTGACACTTCCTGGAACTCCCACTACATATTATGGGGAAGAACTGGGAATGGAGAATATTGTGGTATCTGAAGATGAGATTCAAGATCCTTCTGGGAAATTTGATCCT acagcaaatccagatcGACAACGGTCACCAATGCAGTGGGACAGCACTGCCAATGCTGGCTTCAGCACAGCAAACAAAACTTGGCTGCCTGTCCATCCAAACTATATCACAGTAAACGTTGAA GTTGAAAAGGAAGAACAGAATTCCACGTTGACCCTCTACCGTAAACTTAGCTGTCTTCGGAAAGAACTGCCAATTCACAGGGGATGGATGTGTTACATTTTTAACGATGAAGATGTGTTTGCATATGTGAGAGAACTGGATGGTTTGGATTCTGTCTTCTTAATAGTGCTAAATTTTGGTAAAGCCTCAACTGTTAATCTGGGGAGCCAAGTCCCATATCTTCCTAAAGAAGCAACCGTAAGACTTGGTACTGACCTTAACAAAAGTGGTACTATAGTTCAGACAGCATCCTTAATGACTAGTGCTGGTGAAGGTCTTGTATTGGAATACAAAACAAATAATCCAGTCCACAGTAAAGCAGAATTCAAAGATAAGTGCTATATTTCACAGAAAGCATGTTATTTGAGTACAATTGGTTTACTGTACAAGAACtgctga